TACAAATGAGTAGGACGGTTGGTTTACATTCAAATATATCTAAGGAGAAgagggaagaagagtgctgagcagagccttcagctccaaccaccgcacgtcggcTATGATGACTTCGGCCTGCCGATTCTTTTTATCCAGCTTCAGCCGCTCGACTCGTTTGTTGGCCGCCGCATACTCAGTTAGGCGATCCTTCCCGCCTGACTCGAAGTTCctcgcaagctcagaagcaatggccgaccgacgttttgctagttcggccatctgacggtcgagctcggctaacgtttctccttttgcccgtagatcgtcaatcttcggacggagggtgtcttgaacggccatggcggcttgcaggtcctgttcggccttcagagcagtctggaagatactaaatgtctcccgaacgcgttccaaggcagacgatgcccggacaatggcatctccgctcaggcgaccatcggctccaaggtcgttcagacacacgccgAGCAAATCGAGACCGTTGCGCTCAAGAACTTGCGATGATGAGAGCGCTAGGACTTCTCGCAGCTGGGTTAGGGCACTTGGATCGGCAGCATTAGTCGAAGCGGCCGAAGGGCCGGACTCTGCAGTCGTGCTGGAgaggagggctttgaattcaacctcccatgaagcctgcacaAATAAACAAGGTTAAGTTTAAAGgaagtcatgacaagaatagcaagaaggtgtcgtgttttaacctgccgagaggagacctcggccatgtccccaagatcgttgctcgaacctaaagaactcaatggccgagcccagtgtctcagattgcttctcacttcacgcggccgatggaggttatctacgtttgatggccactgaggcggccaggaaatatagataacgcccttcggcgcatagaattgacggtgaaaagaatgtataggcacctgacatttggttttttctttgtttagagGTCTAAAGCGGAAAAGTAATCAGGAGGAGACGAGTGAAGGTACTTACAAAGGCCGAGGTAACCTCCTGTGGAGGAATATGGAAGCCTTGGTCTTGGGGATGGACCGGCGATTCCGCCGTAgcctcgggttcctcgagcaGCCGTTTGCCCCGGTCGGCTGCCGATGGGCCGACTGGCGCAGCTGCTTCAGAGGAGGCAGGGACGCCCTGGTCCTGAGAAGGAACTAGAGGTTCGGCCACCGGGATCGGTTCCTCGACCGTGCGCTTGCCACGATTAACCGGGGAGGGACCGGTTTGAACCGCCATCTCGGGTATTGGAGGAGGTTGTCGACGAGTATGAGGACGGTGcgccagcgggacctcgtcgctcccctcgCTTTCGTCCAACACAAGGACCGAGGGctttggattcttgggagaAGTTCCCTCGGTCGTAGAAACCGCCTGTTGAGAGACAGGTGCCTTCTCGGCAGAGGGAGGTACAACTGATGCGCCGGCCACAGAGGCAGGCCGCGCTGGGGCCGTCTCTGCGGCCGAGGCCGGCTGTGTCTCGACCCCAGAATGGCCGGCGGCGGGAGAAgaagcactgggagtcgtcgtgtGACTGGAGATAACGTGGATCTCCCGGGCACCCTTCTTCGCCATTTGTTTGACCCGCTTGGCTGGCGGGGAAGGCTCGACAGCCGGCTCGGCCtcttggcgaggccgtttgATCAGCACGGCCCTACCAGCGGGTTTGTCCTTTTGggccacgaccgattttttcccgGTCGTGGCAGCGGCAACTGCCTCCGTCTTTCTCAAAGGCCGACTACCTAAAAAGATAAAGACAACTCAGTAAGGCAACTCAATATGCAAGGTtgatggaaaggaagaaaatgaaaccGGTACCTTGAGGATGAGGGGCCGAGGCCTTCTTAGGCCGGTCACCAAAGAGTCTGCTAAGCACGTCTTCGACCGGCGCACCAAAGAATTCCTGGGTGTATTGCTCCCACCACTCACCAAAGGTGTCAGTGCATTGGGTTTCCGGGGTGGCtggtcgaaggcggaatttttggCAGCGCTCTTGGAACTCCTTCACGGCGATTCTACATTCCTTCTCAGAGGAACGAGGTTCGCGTCCACGGCTTAGGACCGTTCGGGAGAAGAGAAGGGGGATAGGGCAGCCCTGAAGGTAGCCGAGCTGTCGGGCGAGGAAGTTCGGATGATATACTTCCCATCCTGACCGTTTCCCATCGCAGCCGAGAGGGAGGTCGCGGGcaagcacaaacgacccccaggtCTGACGGAGATCGGCGTCCTCCTCCGCGCTCCATGAGGAGATAGGCAGCCTGATGGAGGAAGGAtagtctcgacgacgacatattaggaactcgtcgttggagaagtcgtcgagggcgaagaggtaccgaaatacctcttcggcttgatgGGGAGGTGTCGGTCGAGAGGCCAATTGAGACCCAAGCGCCTCTGTTGGTGAGAATTCGGCTATGGCCGGCCGAATGGAGGTGAAGTATACCTgcaaccagagttggaagacccagagaggaCCATTCTGGTGCGGGTCGACCTTTTGGAGGGTCGCCTCGGCCAGGCAGCGGAAAAGTTGGGCGAGAATGTTGGAACTCAGCGCCAAGACGTGACCACTGGCCAGGGCttcggctaccggcatgttctcgaccaaacacttgtttgacttggtacaacaaatgtatttgttgtaccagtagaagaggaaAGCTTCATGCTCTCctctcgcaggtcctcttctcctcggccggcgaagtgaagatagagggtgttgtaattacagaagttcttgtggagcttctgaatATCTTCCTTCGACGGGATATGACCGTCACGGCTCAAGGTCTCGAAGGCCCGACGGTCGAAGAGCGTTTTCAGGTCGATATTCGACGGATGCCCAGAGAGGGTCGCGTCGACAGGGATCCCGGTCGCCGAAGTCCCCAGAATGGCAGTAATATCCAGGACGGTGGGACCCATGGGACCCAGAGGAAGGACCATTGTGTTGGTAGCCGAACACCAGAAGCACAGAGCGGCTTGGAGAAGTTCCTTGTCGGGGACGATTTCCATGGACGaaaggaggatggcgtcgtagatgccaagggccttccattgctcgccgaagagtcgttccattcgaacgacccaggctgcccaggatgtggtcgtcgagggccaggagccctGGGGTTTAGCCGCATCCCatcgcgaccattcaaaccctcgAAGCAAGGGTTTTAGGCAGTGCTCCTGTAGAAGGCCGATGATAGTCGGCGGTATTGtagccttgaagagaggacccaggatttggtactgggtgttcatgtcgttttcaaaccggatggtcttgatcgagctccgatcaaggATCTTCGGATGTTGgtcacattccctggaaagcttggagatgaaggatgCCATTATGAAAAAGAAGCACGGAGTAAAAGggtttttctgggttggggattTAAAGACGAAGACTCGGAATAGGAGAGGCACTAGAAATCAATGGCAGAGAATTTTGGGAAGTTTGAGAGCGTAAAAGTACAAATGaggaaatttcggtatttatagagttgtggggggaagagcaatcgttcgaaattcaaaacaaagggcaaaatcgaccaAAGGAATtgttgatcatgatgaacatttgggaaatgcggttgagaagaccgaaggttttagggttttgggggcgcacgattgcgtgtgacgGCTAAATTAATGACGAAAAGACGGTTCGACGACCGCACGATGACAAATGGGCTCACGGACTGAGGTagtggctcgcggattgagatagTGGTCATGATGGCAAGACAGTTCAGGCTgccgcacgccttagacgtcattatGTGGGATTGGCCATATTAGAGGACGCCACGTGGTGAGTaggttagcaggatcaagatcgtgcgatcgtgctcaataaatgcgccttggaactcgggtatGAGGATTctgagtggtagattcgcttcttcaaggccggaACTCGGCCGAAGATtgcaggccgaggacctcagaagcgagggggcaatgtttgggcccaaaataatagtttgggccgagtgtagaaccattctcggcccggaaggccttgcgacaagaagaccatggatcgttcagcttATGGGCTTCCAAACCTAGGCCGGTTAGGTCAAAATGCAATGACAAGCCGAGTCCTGATACAATAGGGATTCTCGGCAGGATTAACAGCCTAGAAGCGGATAGGGCTCgaataaggactaggttcacaatcctaatGAAAAcaggactggtcgaggtgatattgatccggagagggaaaaCCTAGTCCGAATAGGATTCTATCTCAGATTCGGggtccagtgctataaatagcgGAAGCTGTGCATCAGGAAACGCCCGAcaaaatcaacacaaaattgccctgcgcaaactctcacaacttgagatctttttcttttcctttttcgctgacacatcttccgttggcatcaacagcactgtggaagcaaccggtgatatcttaagtcggcatagatagctctgtcaccgtagaattggtcggtctcgcagtatcttccgttggcatcaacagcactgcggcgagaacggtcgattacctatccaagtctcggtcgagaagggttttcgaatccttgttggtcgaggtcatctcattagccttctcggcgaggtgaggtgtcacagttattacattcggcacattgaaagccgaattcggttcgtgaactttgtaagaaatagcagccttgtcttcaggctcgagaacccaagaggccgagacgtgttcctttctcggccgcaatcgcaagacgcagaagtcagtagcgcgacccaacgcaacatcatcaaatttactcctcggccgagcctcggccgacgagttggcacgccccgcaatcaccgaaggacgtagttagcttagaatatactcggcctgcgcgccacgtaggcttggtagattttagggtcaacactgTCCCAAGCTATTTGGATTATCTCCATGCAAAAATTGGCTACAGATAATACTTTAAGAGAGGTAAGATCTCTaagttgtttgttttaacttttgTGTAAATGAAATTTTAACTAATATTGACGCTTTTTGGTTCAAAATTTGAATAGTTATGCAAAATAATGTGTTATAAGGTTGAACTCCATGGGCAAATCCGAACCCAATCCAAATAAATCTAAACCTACTTCAAACCTGAACCTGACTACACCCGTATGaacccaaacccaacccaaattGTAAAGGTTGGGTTAGGGTTGGTTTGACCATGCAACACGCCCAACCCGCCCGAGATCCACGCCCatctctaagctctctctcttctctttctctctcacccTTGCTTGCGACCCTCTCTTTTGATCTCTCTATCTATCTAATTAAATTAGTAGTAATGCTCGAACCCACCGGGAGTTGTTGTAggtttgtttttttccttttatttttaattaaatttttttaaaccattttaaatctcataccaaacaagttctTGAATCTTAAATAAAATTGTTCTTAAAAGATGTTCTtaagaaatattttaaaaaattatgaaaacatTTAAGTACGATACCAAACACGCCCTAACCAAACTCCCAAAAATAAGATTTCTCTGCCTACCCGGCCTGATACTTGGGCTACCAAAACCACCAAATGAGCAATGAGTAAATTTATTAACAATGCAAGAGGTGCGCTTAACGTTTATTTTTGCAGGCTGTGTACGAAAAGGCTTGAatacatgcatacatacatacatacatacatatatatacacacacaccaaacttgaattgacAAATTCTAAACTTAAAATTGCATAATTTAATTATAAGAACATGAACCAACCTTAAATtgacaaatttcaaatttccaaGCAAACATAAAGATGATCTTACAAATTAAGATCATTCACAAaacatacaaaatgaaattgCAAAACGGGAAAATCCACTTCACTTGTTCCAGTCCTCCTCGTCATCAATCAGAAGATCACCATGCAAAATTCAAGCACTGTCATGggattttatttaatgataacaGGGTATTATTACTCACTACTTAGGTCGTCATCACAGATTCTCTCTGGTCATCCTAGTTCCAGTTAGCACATCCCTTATTAGACTCAATTCAGCTACCACATTGCTCATGTCCTTTCGCTCTCTCGGCGTCGCTACAGAACAAGCAACTCCTACTCTTGCAATGTCAGTCAAGCACTCCACAACCCTTTTTCTTTGATCATTTGGGGCATGATTCCCCCTATTACTTCTGGGATTAGTACTGCTGCTGCTTTCTTCTATTTGAACAAGTAGTGGATCACATATTTCTCCCACACGTTCTGGTAGAGCCGTTATAACAAAATTGTGCAGGTCCATACCACCTTTAAACATGTCATCTGTCGGCCTCTTGCCAGTTAACATCTCCAACAACAGTATTCCGTAGCTATACACATCGCCATATGTTGACAGCTCGCCTCCCATTCCATACTCTTAAGTTATATGCACAAAAACATAGCTTTGTTCTTATGTGTGACTTCAAAAAACTTATGCTATATGCAAAACCATACTGGAAgcacaaataaaatatatacaaaagaaaatttaccTGGGGGAGTATAGCCTATGGTGCCTTTTATGACATTGGAACTGCTCTCGTGCAAAGGAGATGGGCAAAAAGCATCCCGGAGGTACCTTGCTAAACCGAAATCACCAACACAAGCAGTCATGTCATTGTCTAACAAAATGTTGCTGGGCTTTATATCACAATGAACTATTGGCATGTGGGAGCGGTTGTGCAAATAATCCAAAGCATACGCTACATCGATGGCAATGTTAACTCTTTGAGTGAGATTCAGATTCTTTGGCAGATTGGCTGGCCTACCTACTTCTTGAGCTGATATGTGCAGCCACTCATCTAGGCTTCCATTCACCATGAACTCATACACCAGGGCTTTGAATTCGTTTCCTTGAAAGTCAATGCTTGAACAAGCAGTCAGTAGCTTGACAAGATTTCGATGCCTAATGCTTTTCAAGGCTTCACATTCAGATATGAAACTTTTAGAAGCTCTTGAAGTTTGAAGATTGAGTACTTTCACCGCAACATTTATTTCTTCATGCTGATTGAGAACTCCCTTGTATACGGACCCGAAACTTCCAGAACCAATCAGATTCAAAGCAGAGAACCCATCAGTTACTTTGAGGAGATCTCCATAGGACAGTTTCAAGAGTGAAACCCCCAGTGATGATCCTGAAGTTGACTTGAGCGCTCTAGCCTTTCTTGATCGATAAAGAAGAGCAAGTAACAACACCAAGACCAAGCCGACAACCCCACAGGAAACTGAGATAATTAAGTTCATCTTAGGAGATAACCCGCGCTTAGATTGCTTGGAGATGCATTTAGGCAATCTTAAGTGAGGTATACCTCCACAAAGCCGTGTGTTTCCCACAACAGATACCGCACTTGCATTCTTAAAAACTCCTTGGATTGGTACTGCGCCTTCAAAATCGTTAAATGAGAGGTTCAAATTATGCAAGAAGGGGAAACTCCCCAAGTAGTTGGGAATTATGCCAGACAATTTGTTGTGAGAGAGGTCAAAATCTTCAATTCCTTTCAAAGAGCTCAAGGATTTAGGAATTGTCCCCTGCAATAAATTTTCTCTCAGAGACAGAGTCGTCAAACTTGTGCAACTCCCTAAGCTTTGTGGAATCTCACCAGATAACTTGTTTTCAgaaacattcaagaaaacaagatGCTGTAAGTTACCTACTTCCAAGGGAATGGATTCAGTAAGTTGGTTTCTAGCTAGATTCAAGTGAACAAGTAAATTGATGACTTGTTTTGGAAATGGACCGCTAAGATTGTTGTGGGAAAGATCCAAATATATCAAAAACCTGCAGTCTCCGAGACTTTGTGGTATGCTTCCATTTAACTTGTTTGACCGGAGATACAAATTGCttaatgaagttagatttccTAGAGATGATGGAACATTACCTGACAGTTCATTGGCTTGTAGATCTAGGCCATAAAGCTTATTCAGTTTACATATTGAACTCGGTATAGTGCCTGCCAATAAATTCGCATAAAAGCTTAGTCTCTCCAAGTTGATAAGATTTCCAACCCCGACGGGAATGCTTCCGCGTATCTGATTCTCATATAAATATATTCCCTTGAGCTTTGTTGAGAGATTGCTGATAGATTTAGGCAGCACTCCTCCAAAATTATTGGTACCGATAGATAACACTTCTAAATTGGTGCAATTAACTAGAGAAGAGATGAAATCCAAGTCACCTTCCTCATTATTTCCAAGATTGTTTTCATCAAGTTCAAACCAAGACAAATTTGACAGGCGTGCCAGACTAGGCACTTTTCCAGTAAACTTATTGAATGCGATATCAAATTTTGAAAGGTTTGAGGCATTGGAGATTGAAGCTGGTACTGATCCAGTGAATTGGTTGGCATAGAAAACAAATGTTTCGAGGTTTGGAAATATAGTGTGGCCCAAGCCAGGTGGAAGAGTTCCACGAAGGTTGTTTTGAAACATATAAATGATTTGAATTGACGAGAGGTTGTATATGGAGGGAGGGATGGTACCATTCAAATAATTCATAGCCAGTGAAAAACCCGTTAAGCCTTTCAACTGGCCAAGGCTATTTGGAATACCTCCATGGAGATTATTTTGAGGCAAAGATAGCCtcgaaagagaagaaagattcCCAAAAGAAGGTGGGATTTTCCCGTAAAAATTGTTCTTGCCTAAACCAAGTACCTGAAGCTTGGACAATGAGGCAATTTCAGTTGGAAGTTCGCCACTAAGAGTGTTGCCATTTAAGCGTAGGTATTGGAGGTTAGAGCAACGTGATATGTTGAATGGAATATGACCACCGAAGGAGTTGTTATCAAGGAATAGTTCTTCCAAGCGGAACAAACGACCAATTTCTGGAGGGATGGTGTGGCTGAAGCTATTGTTCTGGAGGTATAAAGCCCTCAAAAAGCTCAAGTTTCCAATGTGGGGAGATAGGTGGCCTGCCAGCCTGCTTGATTGGAGGTCGAGCACCGTAACCCTCTGGTGTCTGTGGCCACAAGTGATGCCTGGCCAATGACAAAAGTGGAGGGATTCATTCCAAGGGCTAAGGATGCCGAGGGTATCGGTCACGATTTCAGCTTTGAAGGCAAGCAGGGAAAGCCTATCCACCTCATTTCCCGCTAAACGGGAGGAGGAGGCAGAgctaaaaagaaagagaagaaagagtgGTTGGATGAAAATAAGCCAAATGCTAATATGAATACTTGAGAACTCCATTTTAGCAAGGCTGCAAAATGAAGCTCTGGATATTTATGTAACTGTTGGTTGACGCAAAGAATGGAGTCAATTTCAGGGTCCGAATTGGGTTGCACAGCGGGTAGATTAGGACTAGGGAACACGACAAACAGCTTTGATAGTCTGTCAGGGCAAATAAATGCCCGTCACTGTTAGATTTAAGACTAGGGAATTAATAGACATCACAGGCTCGTTAGTCAATAGAAAGAAAATTGGAGCAACGCGGTTTTTAGCTTTGATTTGTCAAACTATACTGATATGCAGAGGCGGAGCCACAATAGGGTCAAtggggtcgcacgaccccttggaagccatggaaatAACCTTAGTGGTCCCTTGGAGCTGCTGGTGCGACCCCTTAAAGCTGCTGGTGCGACCTCTAGGAGCTGTTGCATTTTTCTGGGTTTCTTCTGGTTTTCGTTCGGTTTGGCGGAAgaggaagacgaagacgaagacGTTCTCTCTCTTTATTTCACACCACGTGACCACACTcttcttatttaattttttttcttagtttctCTCCAATCAAATTTGTACAGCTAGCATCAAATTGCTTGCTTTGTGTAAAAAGCCATAGGCTGTCAGTTCGGTTCGTGTGTCAAGTTGAAGATGTCACCATTAAGTCTTGGTGCAGATTGCAAAGTTCCCATGCGTCCACATCCACATATTTGACATAAATTAATGGTAATGATGTGTGTGCCCTTTCCACATCCACATATTTAACAACTTTATTTCTCTTTATATTCAACATAAATTAATATGATctctaaaaaatattattatgaacCACCATATTGACATCAGAATTTATGTTTATTATGAACCATCCAACCcaattttatgtttatttttggtTGTTAGGGAAAGTGAAGGCACCTTTTAGTATGGTAACTATCGGCGAGAGGCTGATCACGCTATCCTACCAAGATCCGATGAAATGACGATATGCATGCtgtttctgttaaaaaaaaatttcgcgaTGTGCGCGCTATCCTTGTTGACCCCCCaaacattatttcctggatccgccactgctgATATGCACATAATTTCTCTAAgaatttgattcatattttcCTACAGACAAATCTGGATATGCCTGCTCCCACACCCTGGAGACTAATGTAGCAAAATTTCTCTAAGAATTTGACtaagtgtagcattactcttCTTAATTAGGTATTTAGAAAGCCATGTCAAGAAAATCAACCATTGTTTTGTTACACGTGTACCGAGCTATATTTCCGGCACACTGAAAAAAATCCTCTGGTGAAAGAACAAAActgaataataaaaaataaaacaaagagaattatCATAGAAAGCAGAAAGGGACTTACACGTTAGTTATGAAATGTTCGGCCCAGGTAGAAAGTAAAACTGTAAGACTCATTAGCTAGTTTTCTACCTTAGTGGAAGGTTAGCTAGTCTTCCACTAGCTAGTTTTCTACCGTAATGCAAATGGTAAATTGGCTAGTTTTCTACTCTCACAATTATTACTCTTGCAAATTGCGATGCATCTGTGACGTAGCAAATactctttgtttttcattttttatgaaagtataaTATTCATTAAGGAGACGAGAAAATGTACAAGAGGTTAGAAGGTTTAAAAGAGCGAcccctgaaaaaaaaattgccggGCTTTCAACCCGGAATCAAGAAAAAAAGTGGCCACCAACTTCAAAGTACGAAAACGAATTCAAATAGAACTATCCTCGAGCACTGTCATCTCGATATGTTGACAAGATTGTCTCGTCTATGATTGTATGTTGTCTCGTTACATTCATAACAAATAAATCTTAAATAACAATGATGTTACTGTTGATATTGTTGATAGGGATACACACCATTTTTATGCCCCGTTTGGTATagctttttttttcaccaaaaactgctTCACTTTAAAGCTAAGcagtaaaaaaaatgtttggtaaaagtaaaatatgctgcttattttaaaagtaatagCTTCTAGACAACAAATTTTAAAAGTAGCTTGTAGGTTGTAATATcttcattaattaatatttttagaatGACATTATTTGCATTCCACACATATTTTATCCCTTAGAGAATAAAGTGACTGTTATGACCTACCATTACAAACACTAACCTTACACTATCAACATCATTACCACcaccataaccataaccataaccacCACTACCGCCATTGTCATTACCATCATTAATGTCGTCGTTGCCATCACCACCACAGCTGCAACCGCCACCACTCCCACCACTAGCACTACCACCGTCCCTAGCACCATTGTTACCTTTACACCCCAACCACCATATCCCACTTTTAGCACCACCACCATACCTCCACTATAACCACAACCGCCGCCACTGCCACCACAACCACAACTGCCACCATCGATGTTAGCATCGCCATTAGCACCATTATTACCTCTACACCCCAACCACCACATCCTGCTATTAACACCACCTCCATTCCTGCTACCATCACCACCAttgcaaccaccaccaccactaccattATTACCACCATTGTCCTCGCCACAGCTGTTGTCTCCCCACTCCTGCTACTATATCTATTTTGTCATTGTATACAATTACATTACTGTTACATTAAAATTTACCAATGCTTTTACATTGCTTTTCTTATTCATAGCACTTTTAAAACACAGTTAACTAAACGTTCATCTGCTTTAATTTACAACTGATTATTCTTAAAACACAacaaaatcagtttttttttaaaagcacaacAATCCCAAATTGACCCTTAGTCTCACGCACAATCCTATTTAATTATGTCCCTTGTTTacgtttaatttatttaatttttttgttataataatAAAGAATGTGTGAGAAGCTAATAAGAGAGTGAAAATCACTTCCGTAATtgataggggtgtgatatccacacaccccattttacttctcacacacctttttaattttcggccgtcggatcggatgaattgaagaagatcaatggacataaattatcaaggggtgtgtgagaagtaaaatggggtgtgtggatagcacaccccaattGATATTGTTGATTTGTTACTGGAATAGTGCTATTTGAGgacattactttagtctaaagtagGATCTCCAATTGCACTGTT
This region of Malus domestica chromosome 07, GDT2T_hap1 genomic DNA includes:
- the LOC114823514 gene encoding probable LRR receptor-like serine/threonine-protein kinase At3g47570, translated to MEFSSIHISIWLIFIQPLFLLFLFSSASSSRLAGNEVDRLSLLAFKAEIVTDTLGILSPWNESLHFCHWPGITCGHRHQRVTVLDLQSSRLAGHLSPHIGNLSFLRALYLQNNSFSHTIPPEIGRLFRLEELFLDNNSFGGHIPFNISRCSNLQYLRLNGNTLSGELPTEIASLSKLQVLGLGKNNFYGKIPPSFGNLSSLSRLSLPQNNLHGGIPNSLGQLKGLTGFSLAMNYLNGTIPPSIYNLSSIQIIYMFQNNLRGTLPPGLGHTIFPNLETFVFYANQFTGSVPASISNASNLSKFDIAFNKFTGKVPSLARLSNLSWFELDENNLGNNEEGDLDFISSLVNCTNLEVLSIGTNNFGGVLPKSISNLSTKLKGIYLYENQIRGSIPVGVGNLINLERLSFYANLLAGTIPSSICKLNKLYGLDLQANELSGNVPSSLGNLTSLSNLYLRSNKLNGSIPQSLGDCRFLIYLDLSHNNLSGPFPKQVINLLVHLNLARNQLTESIPLEVGNLQHLVFLNVSENKLSGEIPQSLGSCTSLTTLSLRENLLQGTIPKSLSSLKGIEDFDLSHNKLSGIIPNYLGSFPFLHNLNLSFNDFEGAVPIQGVFKNASAVSVVGNTRLCGGIPHLRLPKCISKQSKRGLSPKMNLIISVSCGVVGLVLVLLLALLYRSRKARALKSTSGSSLGVSLLKLSYGDLLKVTDGFSALNLIGSGSFGSVYKGVLNQHEEINVAVKVLNLQTSRASKSFISECEALKSIRHRNLVKLLTACSSIDFQGNEFKALVYEFMVNGSLDEWLHISAQEVGRPANLPKNLNLTQRVNIAIDVAYALDYLHNRSHMPIVHCDIKPSNILLDNDMTACVGDFGLARYLRDAFCPSPLHESSSNVIKGTIGYTPPEYGMGGELSTYGDVYSYGILLLEMLTGKRPTDDMFKGGMDLHNFVITALPERVGEICDPLLVQIEESSSSTNPRSNRGNHAPNDQRKRVVECLTDIARVGVACSVATPRERKDMSNVVAELSLIRDVLTGTRMTRENL